A genomic window from Chlorobium phaeobacteroides DSM 266 includes:
- the typA gene encoding translational GTPase TypA has product MSRKKDIRNIAIIAHVDHGKTTLVDAIFQNTGAFRDNQQVNVRVLDSNPQERERGITIFSKNAAARYKDHKINIVDTPGHADFGGEVERILKMVDGVLLLVDAFEGPMPQTKFVLRKALELHLKPIVVINKIDRPQSDPVKVHDQVLDLFIALGAEEDQLDFAYLFTSAKLGIAKYSMDDEDHDMSLLLDMIIKEIPAPIGNDDAGFQMLITSLDYSEYIGKIAIGRIHRGTISPGNQVAVVGPDGVVGKGTVTKVFQFDKLQKVEAKEASSGDIIAIAGIADATVGMTLAALDTPELLESFEISKPTLSMLFSVNDSPFAGLEGKEVTSRKIRERLMKEVMTNVALNVEETDSADTFRVSGRGELHLSVLIETMRREGYELAIARPEVIMHNDESGTLLEPIEHVTIDIPDEYTGVIIEKMGRRKAEMTHMGTLRGGMVRLEFEIPTRGLIGYNLEFTTDTKGEGILSHVFYNYQPFKGKLPSRESGALVVSEAGICVAYALSSLEDRGTFFVSPNTRVYEGMIVGESTRGLDITLNVCKTKKLSNMRSSGTDDSLRLTPPKILSLEQALEFINDDELLEVTPQSIRLRKKILDANLRAKATKKANA; this is encoded by the coding sequence ATGAGCAGGAAAAAAGATATCAGGAATATAGCCATTATTGCACATGTTGATCATGGAAAAACAACGCTTGTTGATGCTATTTTTCAGAATACCGGAGCTTTTCGTGATAACCAGCAGGTAAATGTTCGTGTGCTTGACTCCAACCCGCAGGAGCGGGAGCGCGGCATTACCATTTTTTCAAAGAATGCGGCAGCACGTTATAAAGATCACAAAATTAATATTGTCGATACTCCAGGTCATGCTGATTTTGGCGGTGAAGTTGAGCGCATCCTGAAAATGGTTGACGGGGTTCTTCTGCTTGTCGATGCGTTTGAAGGGCCAATGCCTCAGACGAAGTTTGTGCTTCGCAAGGCGCTTGAACTTCATTTGAAGCCCATTGTTGTCATCAACAAGATCGACCGACCGCAGTCAGACCCGGTGAAGGTTCATGATCAGGTGCTTGATCTCTTTATTGCTCTTGGCGCGGAAGAGGATCAGCTTGACTTTGCCTATCTCTTTACCTCCGCAAAACTTGGTATTGCAAAATACAGTATGGATGATGAGGATCATGACATGAGTCTTTTGCTCGATATGATCATCAAAGAGATTCCCGCTCCCATAGGCAATGATGATGCAGGATTTCAGATGCTGATCACCAGCCTTGACTACAGCGAGTATATCGGCAAGATAGCGATCGGTCGTATTCACCGGGGCACGATAAGCCCGGGAAATCAGGTTGCCGTTGTCGGTCCTGACGGGGTGGTGGGAAAAGGAACCGTTACCAAAGTTTTCCAGTTTGACAAACTTCAGAAAGTCGAGGCAAAAGAGGCCTCATCAGGAGATATTATTGCGATTGCGGGTATAGCCGATGCTACAGTCGGTATGACTCTCGCAGCTCTTGATACTCCCGAACTGCTTGAGTCGTTTGAGATCAGCAAGCCGACTCTTTCCATGCTTTTTTCCGTGAACGACTCTCCCTTCGCAGGGCTTGAGGGAAAAGAGGTTACAAGCCGCAAGATTCGCGAACGGTTGATGAAAGAGGTGATGACCAATGTCGCCCTTAACGTTGAAGAGACCGATAGCGCCGATACCTTCCGCGTATCAGGAAGGGGAGAGCTTCATCTTTCAGTGCTGATTGAAACCATGAGGCGCGAAGGGTATGAGCTTGCCATTGCAAGACCGGAGGTGATCATGCACAATGATGAGAGCGGAACGCTGCTTGAGCCGATTGAACATGTTACGATTGATATTCCGGACGAATATACCGGCGTGATCATTGAGAAAATGGGTCGCAGAAAGGCTGAGATGACGCATATGGGCACTCTTCGAGGCGGTATGGTCAGACTGGAATTTGAAATTCCGACAAGAGGCCTGATCGGTTATAATCTTGAGTTTACCACAGATACCAAGGGCGAGGGGATACTCTCACATGTTTTTTATAACTACCAGCCATTCAAGGGCAAGTTGCCTTCGCGTGAAAGCGGTGCGCTTGTCGTCTCTGAAGCCGGAATATGCGTTGCCTACGCACTCAGCAGTCTTGAAGATCGCGGTACCTTTTTTGTTTCGCCCAATACCAGGGTCTATGAGGGTATGATTGTCGGCGAATCGACAAGAGGTCTTGATATTACCCTGAATGTCTGCAAGACGAAAAAACTCAGCAACATGCGCTCTTCCGGCACGGATGATTCGCTTCGTCTGACACCACCGAAAATATTGTCGCTGGAACAGGCTCTTGAATTTATCAATGATGATGAGTTGCTCGAAGTGACTCCGCAAAGCATCAGGTTGAGAAAAAAGATTCTCGATGCTAACCTGAGGGCAAAGGCCACCAAAAAAGCTAATGCTTAG
- a CDS encoding cytochrome C assembly family protein, which produces MNNILYNNLPLLILIQVVSMLYVVTTFLYGAHFFKDREGAKNYKQPLLALTVLTHVVYLGLLTSLEGYMLSYSTVNLMSMVALTLAITYIFIEFTTKSDKTGFFVLAFAAGAQLLSSVLTAQTPGSGPTFSGLSIGVHLIASIFGFSAIAIAGLYSFLYLLLFRQIQRNKFELLFQRLPNLEVLEKLTMHAVAFGFIFLSITLFAGMIEQKASSGTVTLFEPKLITLVVIWLLYGASIFVKPLIGWDLKHMAYLFIFLFVFVTMLIMLMALFSPTFHRLSL; this is translated from the coding sequence ATGAATAATATCCTTTATAACAACTTGCCCCTTCTCATCCTTATACAGGTTGTTTCAATGCTTTATGTCGTAACGACGTTCCTCTATGGCGCTCATTTTTTCAAAGACAGGGAGGGTGCAAAAAATTATAAACAGCCACTCCTTGCCCTCACCGTTCTGACCCATGTCGTTTATCTCGGTCTTTTGACCTCGCTTGAAGGATACATGCTCAGCTATTCGACGGTCAATCTCATGAGCATGGTAGCCCTGACACTTGCCATAACCTATATTTTTATTGAATTCACCACAAAAAGCGACAAAACCGGTTTTTTTGTCCTTGCTTTTGCTGCGGGCGCTCAACTGCTCTCATCGGTTCTGACTGCCCAGACGCCAGGCTCAGGCCCCACATTCAGCGGCCTGAGCATTGGAGTACATCTCATAGCCTCCATTTTCGGCTTCAGCGCCATAGCCATTGCCGGGCTCTACAGTTTTCTCTATCTTTTACTCTTTCGTCAGATCCAGCGCAACAAGTTCGAGCTTCTTTTTCAGCGTCTTCCGAATCTTGAGGTACTCGAAAAACTGACCATGCACGCAGTGGCTTTTGGATTCATTTTCCTCTCCATCACCCTTTTTGCCGGAATGATCGAACAGAAAGCCTCATCAGGCACCGTAACCCTGTTTGAACCGAAACTCATCACGCTCGTTGTCATCTGGCTGCTCTACGGTGCGAGTATTTTTGTCAAACCGCTGATCGGATGGGATCTGAAGCACATGGCCTATCTGTTCATCTTTCTTTTTGTTTTTGTTACCATGCTCATCATGTTGATGGCGCTTTTCTCACCGACATTCCATCGTCTATCGCTATAA